The sequence below is a genomic window from Thioclava nitratireducens.
GCATCAAAGTCGTGCCAGCACCGAGCGGCTTTCGCCGTAGAAGCGCTCGCGGAGGCGGGCGCGATCATCCATGTCGAAAACGAGTGTCATGGGGCGCTAAATACGGCGAATCCGGCGCTGAGGCAATCGAAGAGTCCGTGTTTGGCCTGATCGCAAAACCGGGCTAACGTCATTTCCATGGATTTCGCGAACGGGGACATCGTCAAGATTTTGAGTTCGATCTGGGCGCAGATCGAAATCTTCCTCAATTCTATGGTCTTGCCCTCGCGGCTCTGGCAATTCGGGATCATCGCAGCGTGTTTTGCGCTGGCCCATCTCGGGCGCATCTGGCTCGCGCCGAAAGTCGACGACTGGGGGCGGAGGCGTGAGCTCTCGACCCGTCAGCTTCGCTGGCTGATCCTGCTCCGGAAGCGTCTGCGCGGATTTCTCTTCATTGTGTTCGCATGGGCGTCGGTGTTCGTGCTCGAGGCAACCAAGGGTTTTTATTCCTGGCGCTTCCTCGTGGTGCTGGCCGCCACGCTCGTCACGGCATGGCTCGTCGTCGGCCTCGTCGCGCGGCTGATCCGAAATGCGCTCCTGCGCGGTATCGTGCGCTGGGGCGCGTGGATCTGGGTCACGCTCTATTACCTCGGGCTTTGGGACGAAACGGTGCGGCTCTTGAACGGGACCGCGGTCGAATTCGGTGATTTCCGCATCACGGCCTACGGGGTTCTCAAGGCACTGGTGCTGACGACGATCCTTCTGTCGGTGGCGCGGATCATCTCTGGGCAGACCTCGGCGCGGCTGCGGACCAACGAGGATATCAGCCCGTCGATGTCGGAGCTGGTCATCAAGGTGATGCAGGTTCTGCTTTACGGCGCGGCGCTGTTCATCGGGATCAAGGCGGTAGGCTTCGACCTGACCGGGCTTGCGGTTCTGTCCGGTGCGATCGGCGTGGGCCTTGGCTTCGGTCTGCAGAAAGTCGTGTCAAACCTCGTCTCGGGCGTGATCATCCTGCTGGATAAATCGATCAAGCCCGGCGACGTGATCAGCCTTGGCGAAACCTTCGGCTGGATCAATTCGCTGGGCGCGCGCTATGTCTCGGTCGTCACGCGCGACGGCAAGGAATACCTGATCCCGAATGAAGACCTGATCACGGGGCAGGTGGTCAACTGGTCCCATTCCAACGAATTCGTCCGGATCGACCTGCCCTTCGGCACCTCCTATCACGACGACCCGCATCTGGTGCGCAAGCTCGCGGTGGAGGCCGCGCAATCGGTGAACCGCGTCCTGAAGAACCGCCCGACGGTTTGCCACGTGACCGGTTTCGGCAACAGTTCGGTCGATTACCTCCTGCGCTTCTGGATCACCGACCCGGTCGAGGGACTGACCAATGTGCGCGGCCAAGTGTTTCTCGCGCTCTGGGATACGTTCAAGGCGAACGGCATTTCGATCCCGTTCCCGCAGCGCGAAGTGCGCGTGCTCGAAGGGTCACAGCTTGACTTGCAACAGGCTCCGGAAACGCATAGCGAAAATTCGCCGCAGGAAAATTGAAATCGGACCTGCGGAATGCTACTTTTGAAAGACGTCCAGCGCCGGGACTATTGTGGCGCGTAACATCTGGAGGACCATGTCCTGTCTCATCTTTCCCTCGTGCCGAGTGATGCCGGCACAAAGGCAGCGGCCATGAATACACGGGCCGTCAACGCCGAAGCGACGAGCGAAGAAATCCTCGCGCGCGTCATCTCTTCCCTCGAAGACGACAAGGCCGAAGATATCGTGACCATCGACCTGCGCGGTCGGTCCTCGATCGGCGACTATATGGTTGTCTGTTCCGGGCGCAGCACGCGTCAGGTCAGCGCCATAGCCGAAAACCTGACCGAGCGGCTGAAGCACGAATTCGACCGGGCTTGCAAAGTCGAGGGCAAGGATCAGGGCGACTGGGTGCTGATCGACAGCTCCGACGTCATCGTTCACGTCTTCCGCCCGGAAGTGCGCGAGTTTTATCAGCTGGAAAAGATGTGGATGCCTGCGGGCGCCCCCGTCTGAGTTCGGCTGCATGAAGATCACGATCTGCGCGGTGGGCCGCTTGCGCAAGGGGCCCGAGCGCGAGCTGATCGACGACTACCTGAAACGCTTCGAGAAATCCGGGCGCGCCTTCGGGCTCGGCCCGGCTTCCGTCGTCGAGGTCGAAGACAAGAAAGGCTTGGGGCAGGGCGCGGAAGCAGAGTTGCTCAGCCGCGCCATTCCCGAGGGATCGGTCATCGTCACCCTCGACGAACGCGGCAGCCTGATCTCATCGCCGGAATTCGCCACGAAACTGCAAGGCTGGCGCGATCAGTCGCGCGACGTGGCTTTCGTGATCGGCGGTGCGGACGGGATCGACCGGGCCCTGCGCAGCCGCGCCGAGTTTTCCATCTCCTTCGGCAAGATGGTCTGGCCGCATATGCTGGCCCGCGTCATGCTGACCGAACAGATTTACCGCGCCGGACAGATCATCGCCGGCACACCCTATCACCGCGTCTGATCGACAGGTCACTAACCTCTGCTCCCATCGACAGCTTGCACCAGATCACGACGACGTTACGCTGCGTCCGAAAATGATGTGCAGCAGGTCAGGCCCGATGAATACTCTTCGAGACATGAACATATCCGGCGCGTCCATTGCCCGCGAGGCAATGATGCTACTAGGATTCCAGCGCACCCGCCACATTTCCGGCACTGCGCGAAAGGCTTGGGAAGACGGTGACAGGGGGCCCGCGTTCGAAGAAGTCGAGACCCGCAACGAGGAGATCTTTCGCGGCGCGCTCGCCGAGGTCTTCACCGAGTATCTACCGCTGCGCAAGACGCTCGAGGAAACCGGCCGCCGTCCGACCCATGTGGTCGACATCGGCTGTGGGCAGGGGCTCAACGACGCATTGCTGATCAAGGATTACGATTGCGCCGTGACCCTGATCGATATCGAGGAAACCCCGGAGCAATATCATTTCTGGAGCGATACCGGTGCAGGCTATGCCTCGCTCGACGCCGCAGCGGCGTTCCTGCGCGACAATGGCGCCCGCGCGGTCGAGACACTCAACCCGGTCAAGCAGCCTGATGCGCTGGACGGAGTCACGGGCGATCTTGTCACCAGCCTGATTTCCTGCGGCTTCCATTATCCGATCGGCGATTATCTCGACCTGATGATGCGGGTGATCCGGGACGGTGGGGCTGTCGTGCTGGACCTGCGTCGGCGCTATATGGAAAAGCCCGACGCGGCGCTCGCCTCGCTGCTCGAGGTCACGCGACAGACCGAGATACTCAGCTACGAGAAGAAGGCCCGGCGGTTCATGTTCCAGGCCTGAGCCTCGCATGCCCCCGGTTGCCGCGACGGCCCGCGAGGCGTATGAGGGGGCAACAGATTAGGAGGCCGCCATGACCCGCCCGAAACCCGTCGTCCTGTGCATTCTCGATGGCTTTGGCGAGCGAAAGGAGCGCGAAGGCAACGCGCCCTTGCTGGCCGACACCCCGAACCTCGACCGTGTCCTGTGGAACAACCCGGCGAAATCGACGCTGGTGACCTTCGGCCCCGATGTCGGTCTGCCGAGCGGTCAGATGGGCAATTCCGAGGTCGGCCACACCAATATCGGCGCGGGACGGGTGGTGGCGATGGATCTGGGCCAGATTGATCTGGCGATCGAGGATGGCTCTTTCTTCGAGAACCAGGCGATCTTGTCCTTCATCGACACGATGAAAGAGAGCGGCGGGCGCGCGCATCTGATGGGCGTCATCTCGGATGGTGGTGTGCACGGCCATATCGAACATACGCTCGCTGCAGCGAAAATGGTCTCGGAGGCAGGCGTCCCCGTGCTGATCCACGCGATCACCGACGGGCGCGATGTCGCCCCCGATAGCGCGAAGTCCTTCGTTTCGGATCTTTGCGACCGGCTTCCCAAAGGCTGCACCGTCGTCACCGTCGATGGCCGCTATTACGCGATGGACCGCGACAACCGCTGGGACCGCGTCGGCCTTGCCTATGACGCGATGATCAACGGCAAAGGGCAGGGGGCAGACACCCCCGTGGCCGCGGTCGAAGCCAGCTACGACAAGGACGAGATGGACGAATTCATCAAGCCCACCGTGATTGGCGATTACGAGGGCGCAAAGGATGGCGATGGCTTCTTCTGCCTCAACTTCCGCGCCGACCGCGCGCGCGAAATCCTGCGCGCGATCGGCGAGCCGGACTTCTCGGAATTCGAGACGGGAACGCGTCCGAAATGGGTGGCGCTGCTGGGGATGGTCGAGTATTCCGACAAGCATAACGCCTATATGAAGACCGCCTATCCGAAGCGCGAAATCGTCAACACGCTCGGAGAGTGGATATCAAAACAAGGGCTTAGCCAATTCCACTTGGCGGAGACAGAGAAATATCCGCACGTCACCTTCTTCCTCAACGGCGGCAAGGAAGAGCCGTGGGAAGGCGAAGACCGCTACATGCCGAAATCGCCCAAGGTCGCGACCTATGACCTGCAGCCCGAGATGAGCGCGCCGGAAGTCACCGACAAGTTCGTCGAGGCGATCGAGACCGGGTACGACCTGATCATCGTGAACTACGCCAATCCCGATATGGTCGGGCATACCGGCTCGCTGAAAGCCGCGATCGCTGCGGTGGAAGAGATCGACCACGATATCGGCCGCGTCGTCGAGGCGCTGGAGGCTGCGGGCGGCGCGATGATCATCACCGCCGATCACGGCAATTGCGAAACCATGATCGATCCGGAAACCGGCGGTCCGCACACCGCGCATACGACGAACCTCGTGCCGGTCTCTCTGGTTGGCGGGCCGGAGGGCGCCAAGCTGCGCGACGGGCGGCTTGCGGATCTCGCGCCGACGCTACTGGACCTGATGCAGATCGACCAACCCGAAGAAATGACCGGAAAGAGCCTGATCGTATCGTGATCCGCGCCGCACTCGCAGCTCTTCTGATCTCGGCCGGGCCGCTTTGGGCGGACGGATCGGGCGACGCCGCACTCAAGGCCTCGGCCGATCTGCGCAAAGCGATCACCGCGCTCGACGCGGCGCAGTCGAAGTCGGATCGCATTGCAGCACTAACGAAAACGATCCATGCCTATGAACAAGGGCTGAGCGCGCTGCGCGACGGGTTGCGCCGCGCAGCGATCCGCGAGCGCGAGATCAAGCAAGGCTTCGACGCGAAACGCGAAGAGCTTGGCAGTTTGCTGGCGGTCATGTCGACCATGCAGCAATCCGACGGGCCGCTGCTGCTGCTGCATCCGTCCGGTCCCGAAGGCTCGGCGCGGTCCGGGATGGTACTGTCCTCGGTCGCGCCCGCCTTGCAGGACGAGGCGCAGAAGCTGAGCGTCCACCTTGAGGAAATTGCGACCCTGCGCAAACTGCAGGAAAACGCGCGCGAGACGCTCGAAAAGGGGATGGTCTCGGTGACCAAGGCCCGCACAGCGCTATCGGAGGCCATTTCCGAGCGCCGCGAAAAGCTGCCGCAGCGCTATCTCGAGGAACCCGAGGAGCTGACCGCCCTGGTGCAAAGCGCCGATACGCTCGAAGGCTTCGCGACCGGGTTGAGCGATATGGAAAACGATATCGGTCCGCCGCGCGGAGATTTCGCGGGCGCAAAGGGCACGCTGAACTTGCCGGTTATCGGCTCGGTGCTGCGTGGCTTCAACGAACCGGATGCGGCAGGGATCAAACGTCCCGGCCTCGTGATTGCCAGTGAGCCGGGATCTCTGGTCACGACGCCTTGGGCTGCGACGATCCGATACCGCGGTCCCTTGCTCGACTACGGAAATGTGATGGTCCTCGAACCCGCAGATGGATATCTTCTGGTTCTTGCGGGCCTCGGAACCGTCTATGGTGAGGTCGGAGACGTGCTGCCAAAGGGCACGCCCATCGGCTTGATGGGCGGAATTCAGCCGGGAGCGAAGGAATTCGGCAAGGAATTCGTGCAGGCGGCGACAGATGGCGCTGGTGCAGATCGCAGCGAGACGCTTTATTTGGAACTGAGAGAGGGCGGCAAGCCCGTGGACCCGACGCCGTGGTTCATCCAGACAAAAGACGACAAGGGTTGAGTATGAAAAAGTTCATGATGGCAGCGGTTGGCGGGACGCTTGCGGGCGCGCTTCTGTCCACGCAAGTCGCGGCGCCGCTGATGGCCGAGGAAACGAAACGCAACGAAACCGTCTACCAGCAGCTGGACCTGTTCGGCGACATCTTCGAGAAGATCCGCCAGGACTATGTCGAGCCGGTCGATAGCAAGAAGCTGATCGAAGCCGCAATCAACGGCATGCTCAGCTCTCTCGACCCGCATTCCAGCTACCTGCCGCCTTCCGATTACAGCGATATGCGCGTGCAGACGCGCGGTTCGTTCGGCGGTCTCGGTATCGAGGTCACGCAGGAAGACGGCTTCGTGAAGGTGGTTTCGCCGATGGACGGCACGCCCGCGGCCGAAGCCGGCATTCAGTCCGGCGATTTCATCACCGCGGTCGATGGCGAGTCCCTGATGGGTATCCCGCTCGATCAGGCAGTCGACAAGATGCGTGGGCCGGTCGGCTCGGACATCACCGTGACCATCGTCCGCGAAGGCGAGCAGGATCCGTTCGACGTCACGCTGACCCGCGACACGATCAAGCTGACCGCCGTGAAGGGGCGCCATGACGGCGATACCGTCATTCTGCGCATCACCACCTTCAACGACCAGACCTTCCCGAACCTCGAATCCTCGATCAAGGAGCAGGTGAAAGAGGTCGGCGGCATGGACAAGGTCGACGGCTTCATCATCGACCTGCGCAACAACCCCGGCGGTCTTCTGACGCAGGCGATCAAGACGGCGGATGCGTTCCTCGACAAGGGTGAGATCGTCTCCACCCGCGGTCGGAACCCGCAGGATAGCGAGCGCTTCAACGCGACCGCGGGCGACATGGCCGACGGCAAGCCGATCGTCGTGCTGATCAACGGCGGCTCGGCGTCGGCTTCGGAAATCGTGACCGGCGCGCTGCAGGATCATCACCGCGCGATCGTCGTCGGCACCAAGAGCTTCGGGAAAGGCTCGGTCCAGACGGTCATGCCGATCCAGGGCGAGGGCGCGATGCGTCTGACCACCGCGCGCTACTACACGCCGTCGGGTCGTTCGATTCAGTCGCTGGGCATTGCTCCCGACGTTGTCGTGCCGCAGCCCGATCAGCCGAAATCGCAGGATAAGGCGGCCGCTGAAGGCGACAACGCCCGCAAGATGACCTCCGAGGCCGATCTGAAAGGTGCAATCACCAACGACTCGATGACCGAGGACGAGAAGAAACAGGCCGAGGACGAGCGCGCGAAAGCCGAAGAGGCCGCGAAGCGCCGGATGGAAGATTTCCAGATGTCCTACGCGATTGACCTGATCAAAGGCCTCTCGGCCATCGCGCCGGAAGCCAAGGCTGACACCGCGTCGACGCAGCAAGCCGAAGCGCCGAGCGCCGACAGCAAAACCGACACGCAGCAGAATTGAGGGGAAGGGGCCTTCGGGCCCCTTTTTCATATGACTCCCGAAGAAATCGTTAAACTTCCTTACCGCCGCAATGTCGGCGTCGTTCTGATGAACCCCGCGGGCCTCGTCTTCGCGGGCCAGCGCATCGACAATCCTGGACCGGCCTGGCAGATGCCGCAGGGCGGGATCGACAAGGGTGAAAAGCCGAAAGAAGCCGCACTGCGCGAGTTGGAAGAAGAAACCGGGGTGAACCCCGATCTCGTCGAAATCGTCGCGAAAACCTCCGGTTGGGTACGCTACGACCTGCCGCACGATCTTGTGCCGAAAATCTGGAACGGTCGCTGGCGCGGGCAGGAGCAGAAATGGTTCCTGATGCGCTTCCTCGGCTCCGACGATCAGGTGCGCATCGACACCGACCATCCCGAATTCTCGGTCTGGCAGTGGATGCCCTTCGACGAACTGGTCGAGAAGATCGTCCCCTTCAAACGCTCGGTCTACGAGGCCGTTCGCGCCGAATTCAGAGACTATCTCGGCTGAATTCTTAGAAATCGAGGCCCAGATCGAGCGTCCGCGCCGAATGGGTGAGCGCACCGGAAGAGATGTAATCCACGCCGGTCGCTGCCACTTCGGCAATCCGCTCGAGCGTCATGTTCCCCGAGGCTTCCAGTACGACGCGGCCCGCATTAAGCGCCACGGCCGCACGCAGCTCCGCGCTGTCCATATTGTCGAGCAGGATGACATCGGCGCCACCGATTTTCAGCGCCTCTTCCATCTGGCGCAGCGTGTCGACTTCCAGCTCGATCCGCATCATGTGACTGCGCGCCGCTTTCGCCGCTTCGAGCACCGCGCGCACGCTCCCGGCGGCCGCAATATGGTTATCCTTGATCAGGATCGCGTCCGACAGGCCGTAACGATGGTTGAAACCGCCACCATGGGTCACCGCTGCTTTCTCGAGCGCGCGTAGACCCGGGGTGGTCTTCCGGGTGCAAGTGATACGCGCCTTCGTGCCTTCGGTTTTCGCGACGAAGCTCGCGGTTTTCGTGGCAATCCCGCTGAGGCGTCCCGCGAAATTCAGCGCCACCCGCTCCGCCATCAGGATCGAGGCGGCCGAGCCATCGACCGTCAGCAAGGTCTCCCCGGCTTGGCACGGTTTACCATCCGCGATCAGTATCGAGACGCGCAACGTCGGATCGATCAGTCGAAACGCCATCGCCGCGACCTGCATCCCTGAAGCGACGCCATCTTCCCGCGCTTTCAGTCGCGCGGAATAGGTCTTGCCCGCCGGAATCACCGCCTTCGTCGTCGCGTCGC
It includes:
- a CDS encoding mechanosensitive ion channel family protein, which codes for MDFANGDIVKILSSIWAQIEIFLNSMVLPSRLWQFGIIAACFALAHLGRIWLAPKVDDWGRRRELSTRQLRWLILLRKRLRGFLFIVFAWASVFVLEATKGFYSWRFLVVLAATLVTAWLVVGLVARLIRNALLRGIVRWGAWIWVTLYYLGLWDETVRLLNGTAVEFGDFRITAYGVLKALVLTTILLSVARIISGQTSARLRTNEDISPSMSELVIKVMQVLLYGAALFIGIKAVGFDLTGLAVLSGAIGVGLGFGLQKVVSNLVSGVIILLDKSIKPGDVISLGETFGWINSLGARYVSVVTRDGKEYLIPNEDLITGQVVNWSHSNEFVRIDLPFGTSYHDDPHLVRKLAVEAAQSVNRVLKNRPTVCHVTGFGNSSVDYLLRFWITDPVEGLTNVRGQVFLALWDTFKANGISIPFPQREVRVLEGSQLDLQQAPETHSENSPQEN
- the rsfS gene encoding ribosome silencing factor; the encoded protein is MNTRAVNAEATSEEILARVISSLEDDKAEDIVTIDLRGRSSIGDYMVVCSGRSTRQVSAIAENLTERLKHEFDRACKVEGKDQGDWVLIDSSDVIVHVFRPEVREFYQLEKMWMPAGAPV
- the rlmH gene encoding 23S rRNA (pseudouridine(1915)-N(3))-methyltransferase RlmH produces the protein MKITICAVGRLRKGPERELIDDYLKRFEKSGRAFGLGPASVVEVEDKKGLGQGAEAELLSRAIPEGSVIVTLDERGSLISSPEFATKLQGWRDQSRDVAFVIGGADGIDRALRSRAEFSISFGKMVWPHMLARVMLTEQIYRAGQIIAGTPYHRV
- a CDS encoding class I SAM-dependent methyltransferase yields the protein MLLGFQRTRHISGTARKAWEDGDRGPAFEEVETRNEEIFRGALAEVFTEYLPLRKTLEETGRRPTHVVDIGCGQGLNDALLIKDYDCAVTLIDIEETPEQYHFWSDTGAGYASLDAAAAFLRDNGARAVETLNPVKQPDALDGVTGDLVTSLISCGFHYPIGDYLDLMMRVIRDGGAVVLDLRRRYMEKPDAALASLLEVTRQTEILSYEKKARRFMFQA
- the gpmI gene encoding 2,3-bisphosphoglycerate-independent phosphoglycerate mutase — protein: MTRPKPVVLCILDGFGERKEREGNAPLLADTPNLDRVLWNNPAKSTLVTFGPDVGLPSGQMGNSEVGHTNIGAGRVVAMDLGQIDLAIEDGSFFENQAILSFIDTMKESGGRAHLMGVISDGGVHGHIEHTLAAAKMVSEAGVPVLIHAITDGRDVAPDSAKSFVSDLCDRLPKGCTVVTVDGRYYAMDRDNRWDRVGLAYDAMINGKGQGADTPVAAVEASYDKDEMDEFIKPTVIGDYEGAKDGDGFFCLNFRADRAREILRAIGEPDFSEFETGTRPKWVALLGMVEYSDKHNAYMKTAYPKREIVNTLGEWISKQGLSQFHLAETEKYPHVTFFLNGGKEEPWEGEDRYMPKSPKVATYDLQPEMSAPEVTDKFVEAIETGYDLIIVNYANPDMVGHTGSLKAAIAAVEEIDHDIGRVVEALEAAGGAMIITADHGNCETMIDPETGGPHTAHTTNLVPVSLVGGPEGAKLRDGRLADLAPTLLDLMQIDQPEEMTGKSLIVS
- a CDS encoding murein hydrolase activator EnvC family protein, coding for MIRAALAALLISAGPLWADGSGDAALKASADLRKAITALDAAQSKSDRIAALTKTIHAYEQGLSALRDGLRRAAIREREIKQGFDAKREELGSLLAVMSTMQQSDGPLLLLHPSGPEGSARSGMVLSSVAPALQDEAQKLSVHLEEIATLRKLQENARETLEKGMVSVTKARTALSEAISERREKLPQRYLEEPEELTALVQSADTLEGFATGLSDMENDIGPPRGDFAGAKGTLNLPVIGSVLRGFNEPDAAGIKRPGLVIASEPGSLVTTPWAATIRYRGPLLDYGNVMVLEPADGYLLVLAGLGTVYGEVGDVLPKGTPIGLMGGIQPGAKEFGKEFVQAATDGAGADRSETLYLELREGGKPVDPTPWFIQTKDDKG
- a CDS encoding S41 family peptidase, whose amino-acid sequence is MKKFMMAAVGGTLAGALLSTQVAAPLMAEETKRNETVYQQLDLFGDIFEKIRQDYVEPVDSKKLIEAAINGMLSSLDPHSSYLPPSDYSDMRVQTRGSFGGLGIEVTQEDGFVKVVSPMDGTPAAEAGIQSGDFITAVDGESLMGIPLDQAVDKMRGPVGSDITVTIVREGEQDPFDVTLTRDTIKLTAVKGRHDGDTVILRITTFNDQTFPNLESSIKEQVKEVGGMDKVDGFIIDLRNNPGGLLTQAIKTADAFLDKGEIVSTRGRNPQDSERFNATAGDMADGKPIVVLINGGSASASEIVTGALQDHHRAIVVGTKSFGKGSVQTVMPIQGEGAMRLTTARYYTPSGRSIQSLGIAPDVVVPQPDQPKSQDKAAAEGDNARKMTSEADLKGAITNDSMTEDEKKQAEDERAKAEEAAKRRMEDFQMSYAIDLIKGLSAIAPEAKADTASTQQAEAPSADSKTDTQQN
- a CDS encoding RNA pyrophosphohydrolase, with the translated sequence MTPEEIVKLPYRRNVGVVLMNPAGLVFAGQRIDNPGPAWQMPQGGIDKGEKPKEAALRELEEETGVNPDLVEIVAKTSGWVRYDLPHDLVPKIWNGRWRGQEQKWFLMRFLGSDDQVRIDTDHPEFSVWQWMPFDELVEKIVPFKRSVYEAVRAEFRDYLG
- the nadC gene encoding carboxylating nicotinate-nucleotide diphosphorylase, which gives rise to MLPDLLIEPIVRAALVEDLSPMGDATTKAVIPAGKTYSARLKAREDGVASGMQVAAMAFRLIDPTLRVSILIADGKPCQAGETLLTVDGSAASILMAERVALNFAGRLSGIATKTASFVAKTEGTKARITCTRKTTPGLRALEKAAVTHGGGFNHRYGLSDAILIKDNHIAAAGSVRAVLEAAKAARSHMMRIELEVDTLRQMEEALKIGGADVILLDNMDSAELRAAVALNAGRVVLEASGNMTLERIAEVAATGVDYISSGALTHSARTLDLGLDF